A DNA window from Paramormyrops kingsleyae isolate MSU_618 chromosome 10, PKINGS_0.4, whole genome shotgun sequence contains the following coding sequences:
- the LOC111834700 gene encoding leucine-rich repeat and fibronectin type-III domain-containing protein 4 produces MPQISPQHPSRKPSPSLTQLLPPAVQPPSASLPDDSSTKLQSPSRTLQPFVKLQLHICSASAVRGSALLPFHWLALVTSTCLLPALWGRGLGASAGETWGMVSTCPFHCVCRNLSESLSTLCADKGLLFVPPNVDRRTVELRLADNFIREVGGDDFANMTGLVDLTLSRNTIHAIRPLAFADLESLRSLHLDGNRLTVVGSRDLTGLLNLQHLIVNNNQLIDVSSDAFDDFLPTLEDLDLSYNNLRKVPWEAIQNMASLHTLHLDHNLIDHIMEGSFGEMYKLARLDLTSNRLQTLPPDPLFARSQTGVISPTPYNAVVSLTFGGNPLHCNCELLWLRRLVRTDEMETCATPMHLSGRYFWSIPEEEFICEPPLITRHTHKLWVLEGQRATLKCRAIGDPEPVIHWVSPDDRIVANTSRSQSYRNGTLDLLVTRARDDGAYTCIAINAAGEATATVDLKIIPLPHRGNSTVPLVNGRDPGSSDITTGKTGGGGGVSGSGGALAVDADTTGAEDDAGEGVAGGDPGVGVQGVTSTSAQVRWDQSSAYLVWMYQIQYNCTADETLVYRILPSTSNSFLLKNLVSGADYNLCVLAIFDDTITSLAATKVLGCAQFSTKDDYPECRSLQAHFLGGTLTLMVGGVVVVTLLVFTVTMMVRHRACSSHGGPHGDGEETGCHGSSSPPLPKGTNVYSQTNGSGGVTMVVLPQQEEVRGALPKVKPPTLPKPKFVPEQFRVGPTKNSSGVTFPNKQLLPYPPEAEKAALYHNPPAHASTLPKQLKRRPLEEGDTIKRAKLRLPVLYGYDEGVTEWRYSTVGGTVVKRGGGSNWRSSSAYQSPPPRSPSPSPRVTAGRSRRSSSLDMGEIATSAYYSYAKQLSVLWTRRSQSLHGMLAQCTSTPAEAHTARGYLRAYNTNNSNCKAGTEVKARQLEESVV; encoded by the exons ATGCCACAAATCTCACCCCAACACCCATCCCGTAAACCGAGCCCATCCCTCACTCAGCTGCTGCCTCCAGCTGTCCAGCCTCCCAGTGCCTCACTGCCTGACGATTCCTCCACGAAGCTCCAAAGTCCCAGCAGAACTCTCCAGCCATTTGTGAAGCTCCAGCTCCACATCTGCTCCGCCTCAGCAGTGCGTGGCTCTGCCCTGCTTCCCTTTCATTGGCTGGCCTTGGTCACCAGCACCTGTCTATTGCCCGCcctgtgggggaggggcctgGGGGCGTCGGCAGGTGAGACGTGGGGCATGGTGTCTACCTGCCCCTTCCACTGCGTGTGCCGGAACCTGTCAGAGTCGCTGAGCACCCTGTGCGCTGACAAGGGCCTCCTGTTCGTGCCACCCAACGTCGACCGGCGCACCGTGGAGCTCCGGCTGGCCGACAACTTCATCCGCGAGGTGGGCGGCGACGACTTCGCCAACATGACAGGGCTGGTGGACCTGACCCTGTCCCGGAATACTATTCATGCCATCCGGCCGCTGGCCTTTGCTGACCTGGAGAGCCTGCGCTCGCTGCACCTGGATGGCAACCGGCTAACAGTGGTCGGCTCACGCGACCTGACGGGCCTACTCAACCTGCAACACCTCATCGTCAACAACAACCAGCTGATCGACGTGTCATCCGATGCCTTCGATGACTTCCTGCCCACGCTCGAGGACCTGGACCTGTCCTACAACAACCTGCGCAAGGTGCCCTGGGAAGCCATTCAGAACATGGCCAGCCTGCACACACTGCACCTTGACCACAACCTCATCGACCACATCATGGAGGGCTCCTTTGGGGAGATGTACAAGCTGGCTCGGTTGGACTTGACGTCAAACCGGCTGCAGACTCTGCCCCCCGACCCCCTGTTTGCCCGTTCGCAGACCGGTGTGATAAGTCCCACCCCGTACAATGCCGTGGTCAGCCTGACTTTTGGTGGGAACCCGCTGCACTGCAACTGCGAGCTGCTGTGGTTACGCCGGCTGGTGCGGACAGACGAGATGGAGACATGCGCCACCCCCATGCACCTGTCCGGCCGCTACTTCTGGTCCATCCCTGAGGAGGAGTTCATCTGTGAGCCCCCACTCATAACccggcacacacacaagctctgGGTGCTGGAGGGCCAGCGGGCCACCCTCAAGTGCCGTGCCATCGGCGACCCTGAGCCAGTCATCCACTGGGTGTCCCCGGACGACCGCATTGTGGCCAACACCAGCCGCAGCCAGTCATACCGCAATGGCACGCTGGACCTGCTGGTGACACGAGCTCGCGATGACGGCGCTTACACCTGCATTGCCATCAATGCCGCCGGTGAGGCCACTGCTACAGTGGACCTTAAGATCATCCCCTTGCCTCACCGGGGCAACAGCACTGTCCCGCTCGTTAACGGCCGGGACCCCGGCTCCTCCGATATCACCACTGGGAAAACCGGGGGTGGAGGGGGAGTGAGTGGCAGTGGTGGCGCACTGGCAGTTGACGCGGACACCACAGGTGCGGAGGACGATGCAGGAGAGGGTGTTGCAGGAGGAGACCCGGGGGTGGGGGTCCAGGGAGTGACGTCCACCTCGGCACAGGTGCGCTGGGACCAGAGCAGCGCCTACCTGGTGTGGATGTACCAGATTCAGTACAACTGCACTGCCGACGAGACCCTGGTTTACAG GATATTGCCCTCAACCAGCAACAGCTTCCTGCTGAAAAACCTGGTTTCCGGGGCGGATTACAACCTGTGTGTTCTGGCCATCTTCGACGACACCATCACTTCCTTGGCGGCCACCAAGGTGCTGGGCTGCGCCCAGTTCAGTACTAAGGACGATTACCCAGAATGCCGCTCACTGCAGGCTCACTTCCTGGGCGGCACGCTGACGCTGATGGTGGgcggggtggtggtggtgaccCTGCTGGTGTTCACCGTCACCATGATGGTGAGGCACCGGGCATGCAGCAGCCACGGCGGCCCGCATGGTGACGGCGAGGAGACCGGCTGTCATGGCTCGTCCTCGCCCCCTCTACCCAAAGGGACCAATGTGTACTCACAGACCaatgggagtgggggggtgacCATGGTGGTGCTGCCCCAGCAAGAAGAGGTCAGGGGGGCACTCCCCAAGGTCAAACCTCCAACCCTCCCCAAGCCCAAGTTCGTCCCGGAGCAGTTCCGTGTGGGACCCACAAAAAACAGCTCAGGGGTGACTTTTCCAAATAAACAGCTCCTGCCTTACCCCCCCGAGGCTGAAAAAGCTGCCCTGTATCACAACCCACCTGCTCATGCCTCCACGTTACCCAAGCAGCTCAAacggcgccccctggaggaggGCGACACAATCAAAAGAGCCAAACTGAGACTGCCTGTCCTATATGGGTATGACGAAGGCGTGACGGAGTGGAGGTACAGTACGGTGGGAGGGACAGTGGTGAAGCGGGGGGGAGGCAGCAACTGGAGGTCCTCCAGTGCCTACCAGAGCCCACCTCCCAggagcccctcccccagccccagaGTGACAGCCGGCCGATCCAGACG